In a genomic window of Pedobacter sp. KBS0701:
- a CDS encoding glycoside hydrolase 100 family protein: MVDLKAYNEALNLLQQASTPFGFVAAVQDHDNYKRVWTRDGVITSIAALLSGEHDLVKTAKATIETLLNNQHINGFMPSNVSPENGSVSFGGTSGRADNPSWAVIGLCAYTLLTGDKTLWVKHQAQVDKCLSVLEAWEFNGKHLVYVPQSGDWADEYIQHGYILFDQLLRVWALKLASKIVSNKNWNDKALDIVNAIKANYWKVDGQPNAYAPNLVHQLKDASADFWLMGFNPARIYNYFDLQANTFCLLIGTGNETQNRLVINYIKKLQENHQSMLPSFYPAIEENDDDMNELKNNYAYSFRNKPGYFHNGGLWPVWNGWLAAALSLSGETEFAKSITSAIHTSNSKADLFNECLHGSTQNPCGVPNCTWSAAGAIIAEQALISDDFKALF, translated from the coding sequence ATGGTCGATTTAAAAGCATATAACGAGGCATTAAACCTTTTGCAACAGGCATCCACTCCTTTTGGATTTGTGGCAGCAGTGCAAGACCACGACAATTATAAACGCGTGTGGACCAGAGATGGCGTAATTACGAGTATTGCTGCCTTGCTAAGTGGTGAACATGATCTGGTAAAAACTGCAAAAGCTACAATTGAAACACTTTTAAATAATCAACATATAAACGGATTTATGCCGTCGAATGTTTCTCCTGAAAATGGTTCGGTAAGTTTTGGAGGCACGTCAGGCAGGGCCGATAATCCATCGTGGGCAGTTATCGGCTTATGTGCTTACACTTTATTAACAGGAGATAAAACGCTTTGGGTAAAACATCAGGCACAGGTAGATAAATGCCTTTCGGTTTTAGAAGCCTGGGAGTTTAACGGAAAACATTTGGTTTATGTGCCCCAAAGTGGTGATTGGGCTGATGAATATATTCAGCATGGCTACATCTTGTTTGACCAGTTACTTAGGGTTTGGGCCTTAAAACTGGCTTCAAAAATAGTTTCAAATAAAAACTGGAATGATAAGGCCCTGGACATTGTAAACGCAATAAAAGCGAATTATTGGAAGGTTGATGGACAGCCAAATGCCTACGCCCCGAATTTAGTCCACCAGTTGAAAGATGCATCAGCAGATTTTTGGTTAATGGGTTTTAACCCGGCCAGAATTTATAATTATTTTGATTTGCAGGCAAACACATTTTGCCTTTTAATTGGAACTGGTAATGAAACTCAAAATCGATTAGTGATTAATTATATAAAAAAACTACAAGAAAACCATCAATCAATGTTGCCGTCTTTTTATCCAGCGATAGAAGAGAATGATGACGATATGAATGAGCTGAAAAATAACTACGCCTATTCATTCAGAAATAAACCCGGGTATTTTCATAACGGTGGCTTATGGCCGGTTTGGAATGGCTGGCTGGCAGCAGCTTTAAGTTTAAGCGGAGAAACTGAATTTGCGAAATCGATTACATCAGCCATTCACACCTCAAATTCAAAGGCAGATTTATTTAACGAATGTTTACATGGTTCTACGCAAAATCCATGCGGGGTACCGAATTGTACGT